The following proteins are co-located in the Vigna unguiculata cultivar IT97K-499-35 chromosome 9, ASM411807v1, whole genome shotgun sequence genome:
- the LOC114196016 gene encoding SH3 domain-containing protein 2 — translation MEAIRKQASKLREQVARQQQAVLKQFGAGGYGGSDNMVTDEVELQQHQKLEKLYISTRAGKHYQRDIVRGVEGYIVTGSKQVEIGTKLSEDSRKYGADNTCTSGSTLSRAALNYSRARAQMEKERGSLLKALGTQVAEPLRAMVMGAPLEDARHLAQRYDRMRQEAEAQAIEVSKRQAKVRETPGNTENAMKLEAAEVKLQDLKTNMAILGKEAAAAMAAVEAQQQRLTLQRLIAMVEAERAYHQRVLQILDQLEGEMISERQRIEAPPPPSVDNMPPPPSYEEVNGVYASQAHNGSTDSMGYFLGEVLFPYHAESEVELNLSVGDYIVVRKVTNNGWAEGECKGKAGWFPFGYIERRERVLASKVAEVF, via the exons ATGGAAGCTATCAGAAAGCAAGCCTCCAAACTTCGAGAACAGGTCGCTCGCCAGCAACAG GCTGTGCTTAAACAGTTTGGGGCTGGGGGATATGGAGGCTCAGATAATATGGTTACCGATGAGGTTGAACTTCAACAACATCAGAAACTTGAGAAGCTTTACATATCAACACGGGCTGGAAAG CATTATCAAAGGGATATTGTCCGTGGTGTGGAAGGTTATATTGTAACTGGATCCAAACAAGTTGAAATAG GAACGAAGTTATCAGAAGATAGCAGGAAATATGGTGCAGATAATACATGTACCAGTGGTAGTACCTTATCAAGAGCAGCACTAAACTATTCACGTGCCCGTGCACAAATGGAGAAGGAGCGTGGGAGCTTACTAAAAGCACTTGGAACGCAG GTTGCGGAGCCCTTAAGAGCAATGGTGATGGGAGCACCGTTGGAGGATGCCCGGCATCTTGCTCAACGATATGACAGAATGCGGCAGGAAGCCGAAGCCCAG GCTATTGAAGTTTCCAAACGCCAGGCAAAAGTAAGAGAAACACCAGGCAATACTGAGAATGCAATGAAACTGGAAGCAGCTGAAGTTAAGCTGCAAGACCTGAAGACAAACATGGCCATATTGGGAAAAGAAGCAGCTGCTGCAATGGCCGCTGTTGAAGCGCAGCAACAGAGGTTAACCCTCCAGCGTCTTATAGCTATG GTTGAAGCAGAGCGAGCCTATCATCAAAGAGTACTCCAAATACTTGATCAGCTAGAGGGAGAG aTGATATCAGAACGACAGCGGATTGAAGCCCCTCCTCCACCGAGTGTGGATAATATGCCACCACCTCCATCATATGAAGAAGTAAATGGTGTATATGCTTCTCAAGCACATAATGGCTCAACAGATAGTATGGGTTACTTCTTAGGAGAG GTTTTGTTTCCCTACCATGCGGAGTCAGAAGTTGAATTGAATCTCTCAGTTGGGGATTATATCGTTGTTAGAAAG GTGACCAACAATGGATGGGCTGAGGGCGAATGCAAAGGGAAAGCAGGTTGGTTTCCATTTGGTTACATTGAAAGAAGGGAGCGAGTCCTTGCAAGCAAGGTGGCTGAagtgttttga